One region of Salvia miltiorrhiza cultivar Shanhuang (shh) chromosome 3, IMPLAD_Smil_shh, whole genome shotgun sequence genomic DNA includes:
- the LOC131018175 gene encoding uncharacterized protein LOC131018175 encodes MEPFGVMRPPILDGANYSAWRIRIRQYIKAIDLKAWHCVEEGWSAPKTTDAHGDVILTPPAQWSRAEFEEANFNEKAMHAIYSFVDMNMFNLIKNNTSAKEQWDILQRHCEGDTSVKETRLRLLTTKFENMKMDEGEDIKEYSKRILSVANECRELGDPISNRVLVSKALRTLPPRFEMKITTIETSQNVASLEFVDLMNTLRTYEMTLEERGLLHKKKAVAFNAGCSSTTTTSSHILQIRDLEDSEELEEIHEGDDVALITRKFNNMVRKLRRTKENDREGSSPRHDSAPPKRNDFTPPRPMRKVSSTTETFRYDPNFINNVQCRECKGFGHYANQCANTLRKRGKSYWVSWSDDEAEFFDGSESSKEEKEDDDDPGLSAFHVKFGKTLSDDEDDEGDQLLNRYDTGFFPNCLCFNACVGNTEESNEETMLVVMELKKFYDELLGKWKKQGEELEATKEENVKLKGSLAKLEASITQKEVKLEHVTSQLEEAQITIAKWNSSRHRYDDFVSAGTTDTTGLGYTAAPAVESTPGKTKVKSTHGKEFVVERTSVGQTRPQRKRYVCHYCFQIGHIQPFCFRKFNDEKKIFVNSKKTRAKGKKNPPQAHRKVWKWVRKDELKCNVVFTALKTNISSSWYFDSGCSRHMTGDNSYLNNYQVCDGGFVSFGGGSKGKIIGKGTLNVPGLPCLKNVFHVKGLMANLISISQLCDENLHVKFNKDSCEVFDTQNCCVMKGQRSSDNCYLVDDPKCNKAQIDESMLWHQKLGHTNFKNLDRLSKLEAVRGLPKITQKEKEVCESCQKGKQIHATHRATQQAEQHFGTTRCFELIHMDLVGPVGVESIGGKRYVYVLVDDFSRFTWTFFLREKSETIDVFKTLFARFTNMFGVRIARMRSDHGREFENAAFTKFCEKKGIFQEFSAPKTPQQNGVVERKNRTLVEMARVMLASKKLAQRFWAEAVSTACHINNRVNIKPGTFKTPYEILRGKKPNLKYFHVFGCVCYILNDREYLTKFDEKSDKCTFLGYSLNSQAYRVFNLRSQTIQESVNVVFDDVRSIADENNREGQVMDIVMPAEDATTDAEATEEITP; translated from the coding sequence ATGGAGCCGTTTGGTGTTATGCGTCCTCCTATCCTTGATGGTGCAAACTACTCGGCCTGGAGGATAAGAATCCGGCAGTACATCAAGGCTATCGATCTTAAAGCCTGGCACTGCGTCGAAGAAGGGTGGTCTGCTCCCAAGACCACTGATGCCCATGGTGATGTGATCTTGACACCACCTGCTCAATGGAGTCGAGCTGAGTTCGAGGAGGCAAATTTTAACGAAAAGGCTATGCATGCTATCTATTCTTTCGTGGACATGAACATGTTCAATCTCATCAAGAATAACACGTCGGCCAAGGAACAATGGGATATACTCCAGAGACATTGCGAGGGCGACACAAGTGTCAAAGAAACAAGGCTGCGACTCCTGACCACTAAGTTCGAAAACATGAAGATGGATGAAGGTGAAGACATCAAGGAGTATTCCAAGAGGATACTCAGTGTGGCTAATGAATGCCGTGAGCTCGGAGATCCAATCAGCAATCGGGTGCTTGTCTCCAAAGCACTACGAACGCTCCCACCGCGTTTTGAAATGAAGATTACTACCATCGAAACAAGTCAGAATGTTGCAAGCCTGGAGTTCGTGGACTTGATGAACACACTCCGGACCTATGAGATGACATTGGAAGAAAGAGGATTGCTGCACAAAAAGAAGGCTGTTGCGTTCAATGCCGGATGCTCATCTACGACAACAACCAGCAGCCACATCCTTCAGATACGTGATCTAGAGGATTCTGAAGAATTGGAGGAGATTCACGAAGGAGATGATGTTGCACTCATCACAAGGAAGTTCAACAATATGGTGAGAAAACTTAGACGGACCAAAGAGAATGATCGAGAAGGAAGCTCTCCAAGGCATGATTCCGCACCACCTAAGAGGAATGACTTCACACCCCCACGACCAATGAGGAAAGTTTCCTCAACGACTGAAACTTTCAGGTATGATCCAAATTTCATCAATAATGTTCAATGTCGTGAGTGCAAGGGGTTTGGTCACTATGCGAACCAGTGTGCGAACACCCTACGAAAACGAGGCAAATCATATTGGGTGTCTTGGAGTGATGATGAGGCTGAATTTTTCGATGGTTCGGAAAGCTCaaaggaagaaaaagaagatgatgatgatcccgGTCTGTCAGCTTTCCATGTCAAGTTCGGAAAAACCTTGTCCGACGATGAGGATGATGAAGGAGACCAGCTGTTAAACAGGTATGACACAGGGTTCTTTCCAAATTGTCTGTGCTTTAATGCATGTGTAGGTAACACTGAGGAGAGCAACGAAGAGACCATGCTGGTTGTCATGGAACTTAAAAAATTCTATGACGAACTACTGGGAAAATGGAAAAAGCAAGGAGAGGAGCTTGAAGCAACAAAGGAGGAGAATGTCAAGCTAAAAGGATCGTTGGCAAAGCTTGAAGCCTCAATCACACAAAAGGAAGTCAAGCTTGAGCATGTTACAAGCCAGCTGGAGGAAGCCCAAATCACCATTGCCAAATGGAATTCAAGTCGGCATAGGTATGATGATTTTGTGTCTGCAGGAACTACAGACACCACTGGACTTGGATACACTGCTGCACCCGCTGTTGAATCCACACCTGGAAAGACAAAGGTAAAATCTACTCATGGAAAGGAGTTTGTCGTGGAAAGAACTTCAGTTGGTCAGACACGACCACAAAGAAAAAGGTATGTGTGTCACTATTGCTTTCAAATTGGCCACATTCAACCGTTCTGTTTTAGGAAGTTCAATGACGAGAAGAAGATCTTTGTCAACTCAAAGAAAACAAGAGCCAAAGGGAAGAAAAATCCACCACAAGCTCATAGGAAAGTCTGGAAGTGGGTTAGAAAAGATGAACTAAAATGTAATGTTGTGTTCACAGCACTGAAAACTAACATCTCAAGTTCATGGTATTTCGACAGTGGATGTTCTCGTCACATGACAGGTGACAATTCTTACCTTAATAACTATCAGGTATGTGATGGTGGGTTTGTGTCTTTTGGTGGTGGTTCGAAGGGTAAAATCATTGGTAAAGGTACCTTAAATGTTCCCGGCTTACCTTGTTTGAAAAATGTTTTTCATGTTAAAGGTCTTATGGCAAATTTGATTAGTATTAGTCAACTATGCGATGAGAACTTACATGTTAAGTTTAACAAGGATTCTTGTGAGGTTTTTGATACTCAAAATTGTTGTGTAATGAAAGGGCAAAGATCTAGTGATAATTGTTACCTTGTCGATGATCCAAAGTGCAATAAGGCCCAAATTGATGAAAGCATGCTGTGGCATCAAAAGTTAGGgcacacaaattttaagaatctTGACAGGTTGTCCAAGTTGGAAGCAGTCCGAGGTCTCCCAAAAATCAcacaaaaggaaaaagaagttTGTGAGAGTTGTCAAAAAGGGAAGCAGATCCATGCCACTCATCGTGCTACCCAACAAGCTGAACAACATTTTGGTACAACCCGATGCTTTGAACTGATTCACATGGATTTGGTAGGACCAGTCGGTGTTGAGAGTATTGGAGGTAAACGGTATGTGTATGTCTTAGTGGATGATTTTTCAAGGTTTACGTGGACCTTTTTCTTACGTGAAAAATCTGAAACTATTGATGTTTTCAAAACACTCTTTGCCCGGTTTACTAACATGTTTGGTGTGAGAATAGCAAGAATGAGGTCTGATCATGGACGTGAGTTTGAGAATGCGGCTTTCACAAAGTTTTGTGAGAAGAAAGGAATTTTCCAAGAATTCTCAGCCCCCAAGAcgccacagcagaacggagttgtgGAACGAAAGAACCGAACCCTGGTGGAGATGGCAAGAGTGATGTTGGCTTCAAAGAAATTGGCACAACGCTTCTGGGCAGAAGCTGTGAGCACCGCATGCCATATCAACAATCGAGTCAACATCAAACCTGGTACGTTCAAAACTCCATATGAAATTCTGCGTGGTAAGAAGCCAAATCTCAAATACTTTCATGTCTTTGGGTGTGTGTGTTATATACTGAATGACAGAGAATATCTCACAAAGTTTGATGAAAAAAGTGACAAATGTACCTTTTTGGGATATTCATTGAATAGTCAAGCCTATCGAGTCTTTAACTTGAGAAGCCAAACTATTCAAGAATCTGTAAATGTGGtatttgatgatgtgaggagtATTGCAGATGAGAATAATAGAGAAGGTCAGGTGATGGACATTGTGATGCCAGCAGAAGATGCAACCACAGATGCTGAGGCAACAGAAGAAATCACACCATAA
- the LOC131018174 gene encoding uncharacterized protein LOC131018174, which translates to MTNPATASGHPPSPVTQTPEVSKEVLNPAPISTIEHSADSPDENPAKQGEPAKPSNKRKRKAAEAPKPKLKAVRRSNRIPTQPRVLKLGPPKIVLLDESEDDEPPAKHARRSGPTVETSTTADEESAAPTEETTEPTVSSPVESLDTLLNETEAEVAAENPSDDETPLTEVLTRLKRKSIREGKMKATTSAAPTTPEATESDEEDMEVEDEDPEGSDMEVSKAFKSFFYTAEAAKSWQNVKEMDCYSERNIEQDSFKMFNLVEFFKARHLFQSVTEVEPFVTSVVQLVYSNLTADLGNPRSKKYGKIFYKNKIFTLTPSVINGVLGTPDVKITAVKNMDKVAKVITGGKEQKWLKPMKSSTLSYLYSALFKVMTLNWIVSTNSTVVTQQHGILLYCIGEGLPFNLGQVIFDQIAASSQLSGLPFPSLIFRALRSQGVKVKDSVKREAVHEYALTSMLFSEGKVADLPWVNPIAAPTVSDTTMITIPKATLQALLQQIDELENSLLQARRIQGESSSILNQAKGQLTALLSSQKGGGDADAADGTGE; encoded by the coding sequence ATGACAAACCCAGCAACAGCAAGTGGGCATCCTCCTTCACCGGTTACTCAAACACCGGAAGTCTCAAAAGAAGTGCTGAATCCGGCGCCCATCTCTACCATCGAGCACTCCGCCGACTCACCGGACGAAAATCCGGCAAAGCAAGGGGAACCAGCCAAACCCTCAAATAAACGCAAAAGGAAGGCGGCCGAAGCCCCAAAGCCCAAGCTCAAAGCAGTTCGTAGATCCAATCGCATTCCCACCCAACCTAGGGTTTTAAAGCTTGGACCTCCGAAAATTGTGCTACTCGACGAATCCGAAGACGATGAGCCCCCAGCCAAGCACGCACGCAGATCTGGTCCAACGGTCGAAACCTCCACCACTGCTGATGAAGAGTCTGCCGCTCCAACAGAGGAGACCACAGAACCAACGGTTTCTTCTCCGGTGGAATCTCTTGATACTCTGCTCAATGAGACCGAAGCAGAGGTGGCAGCAGAGAATCCGTCTGATGACGAGACACCTCTTACAGAGGTATTGACGAGGCTCAAGCGAAAATCAATCCGTGAAGGAAAGATGAAAGCTACCACCTCAGCTGCGCCCACAACACCGGAGGCCACAGAATCGGATGAGGAAGACATGGAAGTGGAGGACGAGGACCCCGAAGGCTCCGACATGGAGGTTAGCAAAGCTTTCAAGTCCTTCTTCTACACTGCTGAAGCGGCGAAGTCTTGGCAAAACGTCAAGGAAATGGATTGCTATAGTGAGCGAAACATTGAGCAAGATTCCTTCAAAATGTTCAATCTTGTGGAGTTTTTTAAGGCTCGCCACTTGTTCCAGTCAGTAACCGAGGTGGAGCCCTTTGTGACATCGGTGGTACAACTTGTCTACAGCAATCTGACGGCAGATCTCGGAAATCCAAGGTCCAAGAAGTATGGGAAAATCTTCTACAAGAACAAGATCTTCACACTGACTCCTTCAGTCATCAATGGCGTCCTTGGCACACCTGATGTGAAGATCACAGCGGTGAAAAACATGGACAAAGTCGCCAAGGTCATCACTGGAGGGAAAGAACAAAAATGGTTGAAACCAATGAAGTCTTCCACCTTGTCATACCTATACTCTGCTCTGTTCAAAGTCATGACTCTGAATTGGATAGTGTCAACCAACTCTACCGTGGTCACACAACAGCACGGCATACTTCTCTACTGCATTGGAGAAGGGTTGCCATTCAATCTGGGTCAGGTTATCTTCGATCAGATCGCTGCTTCATCTCAATTATCTGGTTTGCCGTTTCCCTCTTTGATTTTCAGGGCCCTCCGGAGTCAAGGCGTAAAGGTAAAGGATTCTGTCAAAAGAGAAGCCGTCCATGAGTATGCTCTCACGAGTATGCTTTTCAGTGAAGGCAAAGTTGCAGATCTCCCCTGGGTTAATCCTATTGCCGCTCCCACTGTTTCAGACACTACCATGATAACAATCCCAAAGGCAACCTTGCAGGCCCTTTTGCAGCAGATTGATGAACTGGAGAACAGTCTACTTCAAGCTCGAAGAATTCAGGGGGAGTCCTCTTCCATCTTGAATCAAGCCAAAGGGCAATTGACAGCCCTCCTTTCTTCCCAAAAAGGGGGAGGTGATGCTGATGCTGCTGATGGAACAGGGGAATGA